CTCGGCGAAATCACCCTCGATGATGGCGGCGCCCACCATGCCGCTAGACATCTGGATGTCGGCGCTGCCGTGGTGGTGGGGGTGATACCAGTAGGTGCCGCTTGTGTGATCGGCCGGCAGCGTGATCTCGATGTTGTAGCTGTGTCCGGGCGCCATCGAACGCATGATGTTGTCCGCGATCCCGCCCGGGCTGACATGGGCGCCGTGGAAATGGAAATTGGTGTTGTTGAACTGATGCGGGTGGCTGATGTCGGCGGGGAGCCCGTCGCGGTTCGGCGGCAGATCGTTGACCATCTTGATCCGCAGCGTGTCGCCAGGCTTCATGCGCAGGGTTGGCCCGGGACTGCCGCCCTCATAGGACCTGACATAGAGCCTGACGCCGCCGATCTGGCGATAGGCGTAAGCACAACGCAAGGTCGTGCTCAGCACGCCATTGACGGACCGCCGCACCTCGGGCTCGACCAGCGGCTGGTCCATGGCCGGCACCGGCGCCTCCGGCACCATGCCCATCGTCGGCGACATGTCCGCGGCGGGCGAGGCGCCGGCATGGTTGTGCATGGCATGCTGGGCGTTCGCGGCGCCCGCGAACAATGACAGCGCGCCCACCTTCAGACTGCAATCGAGCAGCTCCCGCCGCGACAGCCTGGTCGTGCCGGCCGCCGTGCTGGCCGGAGAGAGATCGTTCGAATCCTGCTGCATGTGAGTTCCCGCCCCTTGATCCCTTCCCTCAATCAATTTGATTCGACTGCAAAGCAAGGGGGAATGGGAATTTCACCGTAGGCGTACGGCCTCTTCATTCGTTGTAAACGCCCTACCCGTTTCTATTCCCGGATGACGAATCATGACAGCTTCACGCGAGCGTTGGCGCGTACCCTTCGGGCATCGATGCCGTCAGCATCATGATGTCCTCCAAACCTTGTACGAGGATCAGAACATGCGGCCTTCGCGACGCGAGTTCGTGAAGTGGTTATCGGCGGGCGGCATCTCGGTCAGCCTGTCGCATCTCGGTCTGGCGAAGGAGGCTCCCTTCGCCTCGCACGAGACACTTCCCGGGCGCGGCAATTTCAACCCTGCGGCGAAAGGCACCGGTCGCGTCGACGGGGTCGCCAAGGTCACGGGCGCAAAGCTCTACGCCTCCGATTTCCGCGCCAATGACCTGCCGGGCTGGCCGAAAGCCACCTCTCACGCGATCCTGGTCCGCGCCAACGACGCCACGCATGTCTACACCGGCATGGACCTCGCGCGCCTGTCGGGCGCGCTGAAGCCGTCCGTCATCGTCACCGCCGCCGATCTCGACAGGATCGGCACGCAAGTGCCCGAGTTCTACGCCGGCGACCTGTTCTGTCCGCCCGGCAAGACGCCGCTTTACCTCGGACAGCCGGTCGCGCTGCTGATCTTCGAAAAGTTCGACGCCTACGACCAGGCGCGCCTCGTGCTGCGCGACGGCACCTTCGTCAAATTCGGCGAGGAAACCGGGCCGGTGATCGCGCCCGACTACGGCTCCTACCGCTTCACCCGCCTCGCCGATGCGCGGCCTGAGAAGCCGGACATTTATTCGCCGATCCAGGCCGGCTGGGTCTCGCCCAAAAAGGTCCAGAACGCGGCACTGCCGGTTTGGTCGCCGCTCGCCAAGGAGATGCCGGCCGATTACGCCAAGGCCGCCAAATATGGCGAGCAGATCCGCGCCGAGCTCGCGGCGGACAATGCTTCGCTGCTGGTGCTCGACCGCGAGTTCGAGACGCAATCGGTCGACCCGATGTTCCTCGAGCCCGAATGCGGGCTCGCCTGGTACAACGGCAAGGGCGGCAATCTCGAGCTGGTGCTCGGCGTGCAGTCGCCCTATGAGGCGGCCGAGTCGATCGCGCATCTGCTCGCCAAGGCCCGCGCGCCCTACAAGCCCGCAAATATCAACGCTCAGTTCGCGCATGTCGGCGGCGGCTTCGGCGGCCGCGATCACACGCCGTTCATTCTCTACGTCGCGCTCGCGGCGATCTGCTTTCCGGGCAAGCCGGTGCGGCTCGCCCATGACCGCTACCAGCAGTTCCAGGGCGGCATCAAGCGCCATCCGATCAAGATGCGGTCGCGGATCGGCATCGACCGCGCCACCGGCAAGATCAAGGCCTTCGCCGCCGACCACGTGCTCGACGGCGGCGGGCTCGCCAACTTCTCCGCCAATGTCGCCGTCGTCGCCGCCACCGGTGCGATCGGCATCTACGACATTCCCAAGGTCGACGTCATCACGGTTGCGCTGCATTCGCGCGGCGTGACCGCCGGCTCGATGCGCGGCTATGGCACGCTGCAGACCATGACGGCGCTGGAAGTGCTGATCGACGAGGCGGCAGGCGAGCTCAAGCTCGATCCGATCGAATTCCGCCGGCGCAATGCGCTCAAGCAGAACGGCCGGACCATGACCGGCAATCCCTACATCGTCTCGGTGCGCACGCCGGAAATCCTCGACAAGCTGGAAAAGCATCCGATCTGGCAGCAGCGCGCGCAGTTCAAGCAGGCGTCAACGGACCGGTTGGTCGGCACCGGCGTTGCCTGCGTGACCAAGGACTACGGCTCCGGCGCCGACTGCTCGCTCGGCCGCGTCGAACTCGGCGCCGACGGCAAGATCGCGATCTTCTGCGATCACGTCGAGATGGGTAACGGCATCGGCACGGCACTGGCAAACCGCGTCGCCGGCCACCTCGGCGCCATTGCCGACGAGGTCTCGGTCGCCCGCGTCGACAGCTACGACGCGCTCGGCCTCGTCACGTCGGGCGATCCCTACACCATGGATCAGAAGACCCAGGATGCGGCTTCGAGGAATCCGCGGTGGGTACCGTCGATCAGCTCGGCCACATCGGCTTCGATCGGCGCCCATGTCGGCACGCATTCCTCCGCCGAGGCCGCCCGCATCATCTTCCGCTTCGGCCTCTGGCCCGCGGCGCTGGAGCTGTGGCGCATCGCGAAGAGCGATCCGCAGGCACGGCAGTGGGCGAACGCGACCTGGCAGAACGGCCAGCTCGTGATGCCCGGCCTCGAACCGCTCGCACTGCCTGCGCTCGCGGCAACCGCCCATGCCCGCGGCTTCGTCACCGGCGCGGTCGCGCACAGCTTTTCGCGCTGGGCCTGGTCGCGCGCCCGCTTCCCCCTGTTCGGCGAACAGTGGCGCGCCGACATCGACGCGCTCGCGATCCGCAAGGGGGGCGGCAAGTTCGAGCGGATCAACCGCTCGAGCGTCAAGTTTCCGCCGACCGACAACAACCGCATCGGCACCGCCTATACCTCGATGTGCGGCACCCTTGTCCGTGTCGAGATCGAGCGTGCGACCGGGGCACTTCGCATTGCCAAGGCCTATAGCGTGTTCGAGTGCGGCGCCGCGCTGGTGCCCGAGGTCGTGATGGGCCAGTCCCATGGCGGCTTCGCCATGGGCGTCGGCTACGCGCTGCTCGAAACTTTGCCACCGTTCGAAGGTGGCCCCGGCAACGGCGAATGGAATCTCGGGCGCTACCTCATCGCGCGCGGCTCTGACCTGCCGCTGCGCGATCTCGAGATCGAGATGCTGAAGCCGTCGACCCCGGACGAAGCGCCCAAGGGCATGGCGGAGGTCGTCATGATCCCGATCGTGCCGGCGCTGATCAATGCCATCCATGACGCCACCGGCCACCGCTTCCGCGCGCTGCCGGTTACCGCAAGCCTATTGAAGGGAGTGCTCGCGTGACGACCCTCAGCCTCACCATCAACGGCCTGAAGCATGGCCCGATGGACGTCCGCGACGATCTCTCGATGAATGATTTCCTGCGCGAGATCCTGGGCATGACCGGGACCAAGTTCGGCTGCGGCGCTGCCCAATGCCTGAGCTGCGCCATCATCGTCGACGAGCCCGATGGCACCAGCTACACCAGCCCGACCTGCATCGCCCCCGCCGCGAATTTCGACGGCAAGTCGATCCGCACCGTCGAGGGCCACGCCAAGGACGGTGAGCTTTCCGCCTTGCAAAAGGCCTTCATCGACCACTTCGCCTTCCAGTGCGGCTACTGCACCGCCGGCTTTCTCAACGAGGGCCAGGTGCTGCTCGAACGCCTCGCGCGCAAGCCGGTGTCGCGCGAGGCGCTGGAGCAAACGATCGCAGACGCGCTCGACGGCCATCTCTGCCGCTGCACCGGCTACATCAAATATCACGAGGCGGTGCGCGACGTGATCCTGGCCGATTCAAAACGCTACCTCATCGCCTCCAAGTGACACGAGCCATGATCTCCGACGCGCGCTTCAAGACGATGGCCGTGGTCGCGGCGCTCGCCAGCAGCCTTTGTGCGGGCTACGCGGCCTCCGAGACGGCGAGCCATGCGCTGGCCTCGCCCGAGAGCTTCGCCAACATTGCCGATACCGACAAGCGCTCGGCCGCGATCTTCACCGAGCTCGGCAAGGTGCTGACGCATCCGCGCTGCACCAACTGCCACCCGGCCGGCGATAGCCCGCGCCAAGGCGACAATCCGCATCTCCATCAGCCGCCGGTCACGCGCGGTGCCGATGGCCACGGCGTCGAGTCGATGCGCTGCCACACCTGCCACCAGAAGGCCAATTTCGAGCCCGGCCGCATCCCCGGCCATCCCGAATGGCATCTCGCGCCACGTGAGATGGCCTGGGAAGGCAAGACGATCGGCGAAATCTGCGAGCAGATCAGAGATCCCGCGCGCAACGGCGGCCGCAAGGTGGACGACCTCATCGACCATATCGGCACGGACACGCTGGTCGGCTGGGCCTGGAAGCCCGGCTTCGGCCGCTCGCCCGCGCCGGGCACGCAAGCGCAGGCCGGCGCGCTGGTCGAAGCCTGGGTGAAGACCGGTGCCGCCTGTCCCGCGCCGTGACGAGGCGCTGGGGGCCAGTGCTCATGAACGTCGGCCTCCGAGGGTAAAGCGGAAGTCGCTCCGCTTGGTCGTCATCGACGGCTTATGAACCCTGCTCGAACCTCCAGAACCTTTCCAGCCTCCGATGACGGATGCTAAGACAGCATCAGGTCGGGGGCTGATATGGAACGGCGGACATTTATCGGGATTGCGGCAGTAGGGGCTGCCTGGCCTCTTATGGCGCGCGCGCAGCAGAATGTGACGAGCCCAAGAATCAATCGGGTTGGTGTCCTCTGGCACGCCAGTAATGCGGATGAAGAGAAGGTCTATTTGGATGTCCTAACGAAGGCGTTCAGCGACCTTGGCTATGTCGAAGGCAAGAACATCGAGTTCCTTCATCGATTTCCCGCCGAGCAACCGGAACGGTTTCGTGCGCTTGCACGCGAGCTTGCCGCGGACAAGGTCGACGCAATTGTCGCAGTGACTGCGTTGGGCGCAAAAGAGGCTAAGCAGGCCACAAGCACCATTCCGATTGTATTTGTCATTGTATCCGACCCAGTCGGTGGCGGTCTTGTCGAGAGTCTTGCGCGACCCGGAGGCAACGCCACGGGTCTCTCGCTCATGGCGATCGACCTGAGCGGGAAGCGTTTGGCGTTGTTGAAGGAGGCGGTTCCGTACCTGTCGCGTGTAGCATTTTTGGTGGATAAGACCGATCAGTTCGCGCAGCGCGCGGTCAAAGCCAATCAGGCTGCAGCCGAAGTGCTTGGAATTTCGTTGTGGCCCGCGGAGGTATCGGCGCCCGATGACATTGAGCCCGCGTTCTCCAAAATTGCTCGAGACCACGCCGACGGCGTAATCTTGGGAGCCGGATCGATGTTATTTAATGAGCGGGCACGTATTGGTTCATCGGCTCTGGCACACAGGCTGCCGACGCTGTCGTACATCGCGGAGATGGTCCCGCACGGTCTTCTGCTGTCGTACGGTCAGGATTTCCCCGATTTTTTCCGCCGCGCAGCGGCCGACATTGACAAGATACTGAGAGGCGCGAAGCCTGCCGATATCCCGGTCGAACAGCCCACGCGCTTCAAATTGGCCCTGAACCTGAAGACCGCCAAGGCCCTCGGCCTCGCCGCGCCACCTTCACTGCTGGCGACCGCCGACGAGGTGATTGAGTAGGGCGCACTACTTCCGTCGCTGATGCGCGATGCTTGCCCCGACCGGCGCTTGTGCCCCTATCTCAGACATCGGACGCTGCAAGCGCCATGAGCTGAGAGCCATGGATAGTTGCCCCCACCTGGGCTGCGGCCATGGCGCGGAGTCCTTACAAGGACTTGATTTGGACCTTGCGGAATTTGATCAATCCCGCGCCGTGTTGCAGGGCGATCGAACCTTCATCGAACATTCCGTTCCGCAGTTCGGCCGTTTTCTCTCCATTGAGCACGACCGTGATGTCGCGCCCCTTCGCCGTGATCTCGAAGGTATTCCACTTGCCGCCGGCTTTCGGCATTGTCTTGATCTCGACATAGCGTGTGATAGCGCCGGTGCCGTAACTCGGATCCGGGCGCTGGTCGAAGATATTGGCTTCATAGCAGGTACGGTCGGTGATCTTCGTAGCATCGAGGCAGCGGAAATAAATGCCGCTGTTTGCATCGTCGCTCGGCCAGAATTCGACGCGTAGCACGAAGTCCTTGTACGGCTTCTTGCTGACGAGATAACCGGCCTCTGTGCCGTCCATCTTGTCGGCAATCACCGTGCCGTCCGCCAGATGCCAATTCGATTTACCGACCTGATCCCATTGTTCGAGGTCCTTGCCGTCGAAAAGCGTGATCCAGCCGGCTTCCTCGGCCTTAGTCTGCGGCAGCACGGCGAAACCCGAGGCGACGAGTGCAAGGGCGATTTGCAAAGAACGCTGTAGCCTCATTGGCATGATTGGCTCCTCCTGGTCGTCCGCCGATTGTTTCTCCGGGCGGTAGCCCAATGTTAGGACCCTGCGCAATCTCTGGCTAGGCTCGTTCTACACTCAACGAAGATAGCGACGTGCTGCCGATCGCGACGTCATGATCAAGCCGGGCCCGATTTCGCCTGTTGGCCCAAGGCCGCCATGCAGACGTATCGGCTTCAACGTCGCTTTCTGCCAGCAAAGCGGACGCGACGAATTATGAGCGCACGCCTTAAGCCCGCCGCATCAGCTTGAGCGACGCCGCAAGGCGCAGGCTGCGCTTGCCAGCGAGCGCGATGCCTTCGAGCTCACCGCTGTCTGCCGTACAGCTTCCGGAGAAGCCGATCCCGACCTCATAGCCGCCGAACACGGGGTTCTCGCCCTTCGCCGGCGTGTGCTCCTGGTTGAGCATCTCGCCCTTCCAGCGGCCGTCCGCCGACGAGTAGGAGCCGAGATAGTAGAAGAACGCATCGCCGCCGAGAATGCGGCCGTCCATCAGCAGCATCACCCCGGAGAGTCCGGCATCGACGCCGTCGAGCGCATTCAAATGCAGCGCGTAGAGTCCGTTGGCGATGCCGCCCGGGCCGACCGTACCGCGCGGCGGCAGCGCCTCGTCATCGAGCGGCGCGAGGTTCGCCCAGAACACGCTGTCGGGCATCGGATCCGCCTTGCCCTCGAACAGGATCGTCGATCCCTCCGTCCTGCCGCGCACCTTGATCGCAGCGACGTCGGCGCCCATCAGCGGCTTGAATTGGGGATCGTCATTGTGACGCTCGGTGATGACTTCGGCCTCGATCACGCCGTTCCTGACCTCGTAGGTGCCGAGATGCGCGAAGGCCGAATTGCCGCCCAGCATCTTGCCATTGTGCATGCACATGATGCTGCGACCGAAGGCGCCGTTGATGCCGTATTCAACCTTGTAGAGTCCGTCCAGCAATGAAATGAACCCGCAAATGCAAGATCGAATCGGCGGCTACCTAGCATTGCCGGCGCCGCATGACCATCCGGCTTTTCCGCGCAGGGACCGTTGGCGGGCCTTCGGCTTGCGATGATGCCATCGTGCCGGTGTTTTGCCCGACGCGTCAACCGATTTCGCCAAATCAGCAAATGAGCGTTCCGGCCCTCCCGGCTACTTTGCATGGGGTTGTTTTCGAGTTTTTTGTTGCCAGGTCCCGGACGGCCTTCATCGGGCGTCAGTGCCGCTTGAAATATTGCACCTCGCGCTCGTGCTTCTCGGCCGCGGCGCGGCTCTTGAAGGTACCGAGATTGCGGCGCTTGCCGGTCTTCGGGTTCACCTTGCGTGAATAGAGGCGATATTCGCCGGATGTCAATTTGCGGATCATGATCGCGCCTCCCGCTTGTCCAGACCTCAACGACCGGCGTGCAGGCGGGTTCCTTTTCGGAGCTTGCATTTGCCCGCAACAACCTGGCGTCCTACATGACGTGAGCTAGAAGCACAGCGTGGTGACGAGCTTGCCTTGCTTGTCCTTGATCGCGTAGGGGCAGCGCAAGCGCTCGAGCGCCTTCTTCGCATCCTCGTCGCCGAGTGCGGCGGCGCGCTCGTAATAGGCTTTCGCGGCATCCTTGTCCTTCGGGCCACCACGCCCCTCCTGGGCGAACGCGCCCATTCGCTCCAGTGCGCCGGGATGATTCTGCGCCGCCGCCTTCTCGAACAGGGCCCGCGCGGCAACGTCATCCTTCTCGCCGCCGGCGCCATTGGAGAGCATCAGGCCGAGCTGGTACTGCGCCTCGGCATTGGTCTCGGCCGCCTTGCCGAGCAGCTCGCGCGCCCGCGCGGGATCGGCGGGTGCCGCACCTGTGCCCCCGAGCGCTGCCAGGTTGCTGACGCCGCGGGGATTGCCGGCCTGCGCCGCCCTCTCGAGCAGCTTTCGCGCCTGCGCTTCGTCCTTTGCGACGCCTGAGCCGGTGGCATAGAGCACGCCGAGTTCGACCATAGCCGCGCTCGAGCCCTTGTCCGCCGCCCTGCGCCAGGCAGCGGCGGCGTCCGTCGTCTGCCGGTTGGCTGCATAGGCGCGTCCGAGCTCGAACATCGCGCGCCGTGACGACGGCGCGGCCTGCTTGCAGAACTTGATGGCGGTCGCGATGTCGGCGGCTGCGATCTCGGTCACGCCCTTCACATCGGCCGGCTTGTCGGGATCGCTGGGATCAGCGGCAAGCCGATCGCACAGAACCAGATCGGCCGATTGTGCATGGGCCGGCAAGGGCGCAGCGAGCACGAAGAGGATGGCACAGAGACAGGTCCGCATCGGCGTCACGTTGCGTCCGCGGGCCGGCGAATTCAAGGCTCGAGGCCCGACTGCCGCAGGACGGGCACGACCTCGGGCGAGGCCAGATAGCGCAGCAGGCGGTCGGCGGCTGCGGCATGCTTCGCATTCGCCAGACAGGCGGCAGAGAAGACCGCCGGCGTCTGCAAGGCGTGCGGAATCGGTCCCACCACCTCGATGCCGTCGATCTGCTTCAGCTCGCTGATCTGCTGCACGGCGAGATCGGCCTCGCCGGTCACGAGCCGCTCTGCCGTAAAACCCTGCTGCACGATGGTGGCCCTGGCATTGATCTCGGCTGCAATGCCCATCCGCTCGATCAGCCCCGCGAAGTAGATTCCGCTCGCGCCCAGCCGTGAATAGGCGACCGAGCGCGCGCCGAGCAGCGCCTTCCGCAGCGCATCCTCGGTGGCGATGTCGGGATGCGCGTGCCCTGCCCTGACGGCAAGGCCGACATAGGAGCGTGCCAGGTCGACCGCGCCGTCCGCGGCCACGCGGCCTTCGCCGATGACCTCGTCGAGCCCTTCGCGCGTGAGGATCACGAGATCGGCGGTCTCGCCGTCACGCAGCCGCTTGAGCAGAGCCTGGGTCGGCGCGAAGTCGGCGTCTATATGCACGCCCGTTGCGGTCTCAAAGGCGGACGACAGCTCACGCATCGCCCCTAACAGGCCGAGCGTCGAGAGCATGCGGACTGCATGTGCGATTCCGGGGTCATGATCAGGCGCGATGCATCAGCTTGAGCGCGGCAGTCAGGCGCAAGCTGCGCTTGCCGGC
The DNA window shown above is from Bradyrhizobium sp. CB1650 and carries:
- a CDS encoding molybdopterin cofactor-binding domain-containing protein, with the protein product MRPSRREFVKWLSAGGISVSLSHLGLAKEAPFASHETLPGRGNFNPAAKGTGRVDGVAKVTGAKLYASDFRANDLPGWPKATSHAILVRANDATHVYTGMDLARLSGALKPSVIVTAADLDRIGTQVPEFYAGDLFCPPGKTPLYLGQPVALLIFEKFDAYDQARLVLRDGTFVKFGEETGPVIAPDYGSYRFTRLADARPEKPDIYSPIQAGWVSPKKVQNAALPVWSPLAKEMPADYAKAAKYGEQIRAELAADNASLLVLDREFETQSVDPMFLEPECGLAWYNGKGGNLELVLGVQSPYEAAESIAHLLAKARAPYKPANINAQFAHVGGGFGGRDHTPFILYVALAAICFPGKPVRLAHDRYQQFQGGIKRHPIKMRSRIGIDRATGKIKAFAADHVLDGGGLANFSANVAVVAATGAIGIYDIPKVDVITVALHSRGVTAGSMRGYGTLQTMTALEVLIDEAAGELKLDPIEFRRRNALKQNGRTMTGNPYIVSVRTPEILDKLEKHPIWQQRAQFKQASTDRLVGTGVACVTKDYGSGADCSLGRVELGADGKIAIFCDHVEMGNGIGTALANRVAGHLGAIADEVSVARVDSYDALGLVTSGDPYTMDQKTQDAASRNPRWVPSISSATSASIGAHVGTHSSAEAARIIFRFGLWPAALELWRIAKSDPQARQWANATWQNGQLVMPGLEPLALPALAATAHARGFVTGAVAHSFSRWAWSRARFPLFGEQWRADIDALAIRKGGGKFERINRSSVKFPPTDNNRIGTAYTSMCGTLVRVEIERATGALRIAKAYSVFECGAALVPEVVMGQSHGGFAMGVGYALLETLPPFEGGPGNGEWNLGRYLIARGSDLPLRDLEIEMLKPSTPDEAPKGMAEVVMIPIVPALINAIHDATGHRFRALPVTASLLKGVLA
- a CDS encoding 2Fe-2S iron-sulfur cluster-binding protein, giving the protein MTTLSLTINGLKHGPMDVRDDLSMNDFLREILGMTGTKFGCGAAQCLSCAIIVDEPDGTSYTSPTCIAPAANFDGKSIRTVEGHAKDGELSALQKAFIDHFAFQCGYCTAGFLNEGQVLLERLARKPVSREALEQTIADALDGHLCRCTGYIKYHEAVRDVILADSKRYLIASK
- a CDS encoding Isoquinoline 1-oxidoreductase subunit, translated to MISDARFKTMAVVAALASSLCAGYAASETASHALASPESFANIADTDKRSAAIFTELGKVLTHPRCTNCHPAGDSPRQGDNPHLHQPPVTRGADGHGVESMRCHTCHQKANFEPGRIPGHPEWHLAPREMAWEGKTIGEICEQIRDPARNGGRKVDDLIDHIGTDTLVGWAWKPGFGRSPAPGTQAQAGALVEAWVKTGAACPAP
- a CDS encoding ABC transporter substrate-binding protein — its product is MERRTFIGIAAVGAAWPLMARAQQNVTSPRINRVGVLWHASNADEEKVYLDVLTKAFSDLGYVEGKNIEFLHRFPAEQPERFRALARELAADKVDAIVAVTALGAKEAKQATSTIPIVFVIVSDPVGGGLVESLARPGGNATGLSLMAIDLSGKRLALLKEAVPYLSRVAFLVDKTDQFAQRAVKANQAAAEVLGISLWPAEVSAPDDIEPAFSKIARDHADGVILGAGSMLFNERARIGSSALAHRLPTLSYIAEMVPHGLLLSYGQDFPDFFRRAAADIDKILRGAKPADIPVEQPTRFKLALNLKTAKALGLAAPPSLLATADEVIE
- a CDS encoding DUF1080 domain-containing protein; the protein is MGYRPEKQSADDQEEPIMPMRLQRSLQIALALVASGFAVLPQTKAEEAGWITLFDGKDLEQWDQVGKSNWHLADGTVIADKMDGTEAGYLVSKKPYKDFVLRVEFWPSDDANSGIYFRCLDATKITDRTCYEANIFDQRPDPSYGTGAITRYVEIKTMPKAGGKWNTFEITAKGRDITVVLNGEKTAELRNGMFDEGSIALQHGAGLIKFRKVQIKSL
- a CDS encoding GrlR family regulatory protein, which encodes MLDGLYKVEYGINGAFGRSIMCMHNGKMLGGNSAFAHLGTYEVRNGVIEAEVITERHNDDPQFKPLMGADVAAIKVRGRTEGSTILFEGKADPMPDSVFWANLAPLDDEALPPRGTVGPGGIANGLYALHLNALDGVDAGLSGVMLLMDGRILGGDAFFYYLGSYSSADGRWKGEMLNQEHTPAKGENPVFGGYEVGIGFSGSCTADSGELEGIALAGKRSLRLAASLKLMRRA
- a CDS encoding tetratricopeptide repeat protein codes for the protein MRTCLCAILFVLAAPLPAHAQSADLVLCDRLAADPSDPDKPADVKGVTEIAAADIATAIKFCKQAAPSSRRAMFELGRAYAANRQTTDAAAAWRRAADKGSSAAMVELGVLYATGSGVAKDEAQARKLLERAAQAGNPRGVSNLAALGGTGAAPADPARARELLGKAAETNAEAQYQLGLMLSNGAGGEKDDVAARALFEKAAAQNHPGALERMGAFAQEGRGGPKDKDAAKAYYERAAALGDEDAKKALERLRCPYAIKDKQGKLVTTLCF
- a CDS encoding substrate-binding domain-containing protein, which gives rise to MLSTLGLLGAMRELSSAFETATGVHIDADFAPTQALLKRLRDGETADLVILTREGLDEVIGEGRVAADGAVDLARSYVGLAVRAGHAHPDIATEDALRKALLGARSVAYSRLGASGIYFAGLIERMGIAAEINARATIVQQGFTAERLVTGEADLAVQQISELKQIDGIEVVGPIPHALQTPAVFSAACLANAKHAAAADRLLRYLASPEVVPVLRQSGLEP